One genomic segment of [Phormidium] sp. ETS-05 includes these proteins:
- a CDS encoding N-acetylmannosamine-6-phosphate 2-epimerase, protein MTKNKGQNTNTMKQPHLTDLIVSCQAPPDSPLFEPQIIAAIALAAVKRGATGLRINTPAHVSAVREAVGDQVPIIGLWKQVLPDFPVYITPRFDDAAAIASAGADIIAIDATLRPRPEPIATLIQRIHQELERPVMADVDTIESALEAVAAGADFLATTLYGYTEATETNSPPGFDLLTEMVSETTIPIICEGGISSPAMAKQAINLGASAVVVGTDITGIDLKVMAYLKCLGIESGAK, encoded by the coding sequence ATGACAAAGAACAAAGGACAAAATACCAATACCATGAAACAACCACATTTGACAGATTTAATTGTATCTTGTCAGGCACCGCCTGATTCGCCCCTCTTTGAGCCGCAAATTATCGCCGCGATCGCGCTGGCGGCGGTGAAACGCGGGGCAACTGGTTTGCGGATCAATACACCAGCTCATGTGTCCGCTGTGCGGGAAGCGGTGGGAGATCAAGTGCCAATTATCGGTTTATGGAAACAAGTTTTACCCGATTTTCCCGTGTATATTACCCCCCGATTTGACGATGCGGCAGCGATCGCCTCAGCCGGTGCAGATATCATCGCCATTGATGCCACCCTCCGCCCCCGTCCCGAACCCATTGCCACTCTAATTCAGCGCATCCACCAAGAACTAGAACGCCCAGTTATGGCTGATGTGGATACGATAGAAAGTGCCTTAGAAGCCGTAGCAGCGGGAGCCGATTTTCTCGCCACCACCCTCTATGGCTACACAGAAGCCACGGAAACCAACTCTCCCCCCGGTTTTGACCTCCTCACAGAAATGGTTTCAGAAACCACTATCCCCATCATCTGCGAAGGAGGTATATCCTCCCCCGCAATGGCCAAACAAGCGATAAACCTGGGAGCCTCGGCGGTAGTTGTGGGCACAGATATAACTGGAATTGACCTAAAAGTAATGGCCTATCTTAAGTGTTTGGGGATAGAGAGCGGCGCAAAATAA
- a CDS encoding serine/threonine-protein kinase, giving the protein MGNLSKYRVLKLVGQGQFGRVFCAVERQTGQLVALKEMTHRRLSTSKFLRELGTLLTLRHENIVRAFALEQTANARYLVMDYCAGGTLRDLLEQKNALNLGEALLLMRLVLAGLDTAHRQGIIHCDIKPENILLNLRDGGWWPELSDFGIARRFSEVQQDQKTQGSGQGSIEAVGAPAYTPPEGFYGMYSPAADIYAMGIVMFEMLLGYRPFSGVPQQLMWAHLNQRIEWPDHLPPKLQEILEKALAKLPGRRYSKAAQMAAAIAQVEQDPQIKELMQTLLPLPTHSRYWAAGVEIKPILISPQVELQFLVTRNSWQENGCLYGAASGGSSVLIWERRGADIYPNPTVVNFPAPVIGLCAAETGVLVQLQSGFGDGTPSLCWLQAKDGSCGVDYFPFQFPGQNLLNVPTPSYTQAAIAPDGKWLAVLAAALDPDLSPLVKGGEGGSMRSDSYVLQLYTLHNSPRSPNGGGVINLEAPKRLQQLNLTATSPPQLLFLDDRHLAIIHRTASKQSISTKISVWTRRLTLVGSVELPLELYGLQPLPQPPGSSTAQTPSQTPSSPWSRGEGRGVVLVGVTKKPTPAVWRIQLLPLQLRRYPLLVLPNCGTAAINGEQQKYILAAADGQMWWLDVGSESAD; this is encoded by the coding sequence ATGGGCAATCTCTCAAAATATCGCGTTTTAAAACTGGTGGGTCAAGGACAATTTGGCCGGGTTTTTTGTGCTGTAGAACGGCAAACCGGTCAGCTAGTCGCCCTCAAAGAAATGACCCATCGTCGTTTGTCCACTTCCAAATTTTTGCGCGAGCTGGGAACCCTACTCACCCTCCGCCATGAGAATATCGTCCGAGCCTTCGCCCTAGAACAAACCGCCAATGCTCGATATTTGGTGATGGACTATTGCGCTGGGGGCACTTTGCGGGACTTGTTAGAACAAAAAAATGCTTTAAATCTAGGGGAAGCACTCTTATTAATGCGGTTGGTACTCGCCGGTTTAGATACCGCCCATCGCCAAGGCATTATCCACTGTGATATTAAACCAGAAAATATTCTGCTGAACCTGCGGGATGGGGGTTGGTGGCCAGAACTGTCAGATTTTGGCATTGCCCGCCGCTTCTCGGAAGTGCAGCAAGACCAAAAGACGCAAGGCTCTGGACAGGGTAGCATTGAGGCAGTGGGAGCCCCAGCTTATACACCGCCAGAGGGATTTTATGGGATGTATTCCCCAGCCGCAGATATTTATGCAATGGGGATTGTGATGTTTGAAATGCTCCTGGGATATCGGCCTTTTAGTGGCGTACCCCAGCAGTTGATGTGGGCACATCTTAACCAACGTATTGAATGGCCAGATCATTTACCGCCCAAGTTACAAGAAATTCTCGAAAAGGCTTTGGCGAAATTGCCGGGACGCCGGTATAGCAAAGCGGCGCAAATGGCAGCGGCGATCGCCCAGGTAGAGCAAGACCCACAAATAAAAGAATTGATGCAGACGTTGCTACCCTTACCTACTCATAGCAGATACTGGGCTGCAGGAGTGGAAATCAAACCAATATTAATCAGCCCACAGGTAGAACTACAATTTTTAGTCACCAGGAATTCTTGGCAAGAAAATGGCTGTCTCTATGGTGCAGCTTCTGGGGGCAGCAGCGTCCTAATTTGGGAGCGGCGAGGGGCTGATATTTACCCAAATCCTACAGTAGTGAATTTTCCCGCTCCTGTGATTGGCTTATGTGCCGCAGAAACAGGGGTTTTAGTCCAGCTACAATCGGGTTTTGGGGATGGGACACCATCATTATGCTGGTTACAAGCTAAAGATGGGAGTTGTGGTGTGGATTATTTCCCATTTCAATTCCCAGGGCAGAATTTATTAAATGTGCCAACCCCAAGTTATACTCAAGCGGCGATCGCCCCTGACGGTAAGTGGTTGGCCGTATTAGCCGCCGCTCTCGATCCAGACTTGTCCCCCCTTGTTAAGGGGGGTGAGGGGGGATCCATGCGATCGGACTCCTATGTTTTACAACTTTATACTCTGCACAACTCTCCCCGCTCACCTAATGGCGGCGGTGTCATCAACCTAGAAGCCCCGAAAAGGCTGCAGCAACTAAATTTGACCGCCACATCGCCACCACAATTGCTATTTCTGGACGATCGGCACCTAGCAATTATCCATCGAACTGCTAGCAAACAGTCAATTTCCACTAAAATATCCGTGTGGACTCGGCGCCTAACCCTGGTGGGGTCTGTAGAATTACCCTTAGAGTTGTACGGTTTGCAGCCCTTGCCCCAACCCCCTGGTAGCTCCACCGCACAGACGCCCAGCCAAACCCCTTCCTCCCCTTGGAGTCGGGGTGAAGGCAGAGGGGTGGTCTTAGTGGGCGTCACCAAAAAACCCACCCCAGCAGTTTGGCGAATTCAACTACTACCCCTACAATTGCGGCGATACCCCCTACTGGTTCTGCCCAATTGTGGCACAGCAGCCATCAACGGCGAACAACAAAAGTACATCTTGGCAGCGGCTGACGGTCAGATGTGGTGGCTCGATGTTGGGTCAGAGAGTGCGGATTAA